One genomic segment of Arachis duranensis cultivar V14167 chromosome 4, aradu.V14167.gnm2.J7QH, whole genome shotgun sequence includes these proteins:
- the LOC107482752 gene encoding protein EI24 homolog, translating to MDGDGAAKAKAAAVVSLWLQGFGEACCLHRVLLLCLRSRPLLRRTGQCFLFNGFIFLGSIFVLNSVVIPALWWILPDQCSLLLSHQLCPLRGTLIFYSILRVLLVQCFYLLWFYPLYVFSIVLSTIWYNDIAKFGYAAMGRSKFTGEKDSSQSNSPTSQNASHVKKPAGLGGVMIGIGEQVYSILLLSVFFLEVYATGFIPYIGKVLNFLLLAWMYAYYCFEYKWNFNEVPLDKRLDYFQSYWPFFAGFGSPCVLAIFFFSPLVSYGIMAILYPLFVLTATASRAEQAISFEKHKWRPAGVEKLPIFYIADNVSMWMLSLLPLEKRDQMQDRKAQ from the exons GAGCGGCGAAAGCCAAGGCTGCAGCTGTTGTTTCTCTGTGGCTTCAGGGTTTCGGAGAGGCCTGCTGCCTCCACCGCGTCCTCCTCCTCTGTCTCCGCTCCCGCCCCCTCCTCCGCCGTACCGGCcagtgcttcctcttcaacGGCTTCATCTTCTTAGGAAG TATATTCGTTCTGAACTCTGTTGTCATCCCTGCCTTGTGGTGGATTCTCCCTGATCAATGCTCGCTCCTTCTTTCTCATCAACTCTGTCCCTTACGTGGCACTCTCATATTCTATTCAATCTTGCGTGTTCTTCTCGTTCAGTGCTTTTAC CTGCTTTGGTTTTACCCGCTATATGTCTTTAGCATAGTTCTAAGCACAATCTG GTATAATGACATTGCCAAGTTTGGGTATGCTGCAATGGGACGATCCAAGTTCACAGGAGAGAAAGACTCGAGCCAGAGCAATTCTCCAACTTCACAAAATGCTAGTCATGTAAAAAAACCAGCTGGCCTGGGAGG GGTCATGATTGGAATAGGAGAGCAGGTGTACTCAATACTCCTTCTGAGTGTTTTCTTTCTTGAG GTCTATGCAACCGGATTTATACCATACATAGGGAAGGTACTCAATTTCTTGCTCCTCGCCTGGATGTATGCATATTACTGCTTCGA GTATAAATGGAATTTCAATGAAGTGCCTCTTGATAAAAGGCTGGACTATTTTCAATCTTACTGGCCATTTTTTGCTGGTTTCG GAAGTCCTTGTGTTTTGGCGATATTCTTTTTCTCACCTCTTGTGAGTTACGGGATTATGGCTATTCTTTACCCACTG TTTGTGTTAACTGCAACTGCGTCAAGAGCTGAGCAAGCAATCTCATTTGAAAAGCACAAATGGAGACCTGCAGGAGTGGAAAAGCTTCCAATATTTTATATTGCTGACAATGTGTC AATGTGGATGTTGTCTCTTTTACCCCTGGAGAAACGGGACCAGATGCAAGATAGAAAAGCACAATAA